The following proteins come from a genomic window of Gehongia tenuis:
- a CDS encoding class II fructose-bisphosphate aldolase: MFANMKFWETDAQAKGYAVPHFNVWNMEMLQGALDAATELHSPVIISMGTGFLQNTVFENYAPAMVKAGMEAPVPVILHWDHGRSFDIVKHAYAMGMNSVMIDKSAEDFETNIRLTKEVVDHFHPMGVPVEAELGHVGNETVYEEALANYKYTDPDQAAEFVERTGCDSLAVAIGNQHGVYTSPPKLNFDVVRKVRRAVSVPLVLHGASGISDEDIKTAISLGIAKINIHTELCEAAMQAVAANPGTTFLDLEQKVRAAIKQRAMEKILLFGSDGKADR; encoded by the coding sequence ATGTTTGCCAATATGAAATTCTGGGAAACCGATGCCCAGGCGAAGGGCTATGCTGTGCCGCACTTCAACGTATGGAATATGGAGATGCTGCAGGGAGCCTTGGATGCCGCCACGGAGCTTCATAGCCCCGTGATTATCTCCATGGGCACCGGCTTCTTGCAAAATACGGTCTTTGAAAATTATGCTCCCGCCATGGTGAAAGCAGGCATGGAAGCGCCGGTACCGGTGATTCTGCACTGGGATCACGGCCGCAGCTTTGATATTGTGAAGCATGCTTATGCCATGGGCATGAATTCGGTGATGATTGATAAGTCCGCCGAGGATTTTGAAACCAATATCCGGCTGACCAAGGAAGTGGTGGACCATTTCCATCCCATGGGCGTACCGGTAGAGGCAGAATTGGGCCATGTGGGCAATGAAACCGTGTACGAGGAAGCGCTGGCCAACTACAAATACACCGATCCCGATCAGGCCGCGGAGTTTGTGGAGCGCACGGGCTGCGATTCCCTGGCGGTGGCCATCGGCAATCAGCACGGTGTTTACACGTCGCCGCCCAAGCTGAACTTTGACGTGGTGCGGAAGGTGCGCCGAGCCGTATCGGTGCCGCTGGTTCTTCATGGGGCTTCGGGAATCAGTGACGAGGATATCAAAACGGCGATTTCCCTCGGCATCGCCAAGATCAATATTCATACTGAACTGTGCGAAGCCGCCATGCAGGCTGTGGCGGCGAACCCCGGCACCACCTTCCTGGATTTGGAGCAGAAGGTGCGGGCGGCCATCAAGCAGCGGGCCATGGAAAAGATTTTGCTGTTTGGCAGCGATGGAAAGGCGGATCGGTAA
- a CDS encoding pyruvate kinase alpha/beta domain-containing protein, producing MYFEKAGSMNTEKTLELACQAAKDKNIHHIVVASTTGQTALRFTGMDENIVCVTLVNGFKNKGENMMPSEQRVRLKEMGIKVLTASHALSGVEGGISRKFSGIYPAEMIANTLYMFGQGVKVCVEIAIMALDAGLIPYGEKIVAIAGTGHGADTAMILTPAHAADIFSFKINEIICKPSL from the coding sequence ATGTATTTTGAAAAGGCCGGCAGCATGAATACGGAAAAGACCTTGGAGCTGGCGTGTCAAGCTGCCAAAGACAAGAACATTCATCACATTGTAGTGGCGTCGACGACGGGGCAGACAGCCTTGCGCTTCACGGGAATGGACGAGAATATCGTCTGCGTTACACTTGTTAATGGATTTAAGAACAAGGGTGAAAATATGATGCCTTCGGAACAGCGTGTGCGGCTGAAGGAAATGGGCATCAAGGTGCTTACCGCGTCCCATGCGCTGAGCGGCGTTGAGGGCGGCATAAGCAGAAAATTCAGCGGGATTTATCCCGCCGAAATGATTGCGAATACGCTGTACATGTTTGGTCAGGGAGTTAAGGTCTGCGTTGAGATTGCCATAATGGCTCTGGATGCGGGATTGATACCCTATGGAGAAAAAATAGTTGCGATTGCCGGAACGGGTCATGGCGCTGATACGGCTATGATTCTAACTCCTGCCCACGCGGCGGATATCTTCAGCTTTAAAATAAATGAAATCATCTGCAAACCGTCTTTGTAG
- a CDS encoding glutamine--tRNA ligase/YqeY domain fusion protein yields the protein MVKSIRGGTALDKKLNFIEEIVEEDLREGRKGGKVHTRFPPEPNGYLHIGHAKAILLNHGLAKKYGGEFNLRFDDTNPVKEDTEYVEAEKADILWLGCPWDHLYFASDYFDKLYAYAQLLIRKGKAYVCDLSADEIREYRGTLTEPGKNSPYRDRSVEENLGLFERMKNGEFPDGARVLRAKIDMASPNMNMRDPLIYRIVHATHHNAGDKWCVYPLYDFAHPLEDAVEGITHSCCSLEFENHRPLYDWVIRECEIEIPPQQIEFARLNLTRTIMSKRFLKRLVDEGVVEGWDDPRMPTLVGLRRRGYTPESIRMLCEKAGVAKANSVVDIALLEHCIREDLSGKAPRVMAVLHPVKVVLTNYPEDKHELLPVENNPEAPEMGTREVAFSRELYIEAEDFMEDPPKKFFRLRPGGEVRLKGAYIIKCEEVLKDANGRIVELRCTYDPTSKSGEPGSERKVKGTLHWVDASTALDATVRLYDYLLDEDESKDYMERLNPDSVSIVQAKVEASLAKAQPEQSFQFLRQGYFVADRHLFTAGNLVFNRIVGLRDSWAKANKK from the coding sequence ATGGTAAAAAGTATCAGGGGAGGAACAGCGTTGGATAAAAAGCTCAATTTTATTGAAGAAATCGTGGAGGAGGATCTCCGGGAGGGGAGAAAGGGCGGCAAGGTGCACACCCGTTTTCCTCCGGAGCCCAATGGATACCTCCACATCGGCCATGCCAAGGCGATTTTGCTCAATCATGGCCTGGCCAAGAAATACGGCGGCGAATTCAATCTGCGTTTTGACGATACCAACCCTGTCAAGGAGGACACGGAATACGTCGAAGCCGAAAAGGCGGATATCCTGTGGCTGGGATGTCCCTGGGACCATCTTTATTTCGCATCCGATTATTTTGATAAGCTGTACGCCTATGCCCAGCTGCTCATCCGCAAGGGCAAGGCCTATGTGTGCGATCTTTCCGCCGATGAAATTCGGGAGTACCGGGGCACCCTGACCGAACCGGGCAAGAATAGTCCCTATCGGGATCGGAGCGTGGAAGAGAATCTGGGCCTGTTTGAACGCATGAAAAACGGGGAATTTCCCGACGGAGCCCGGGTGCTCCGGGCCAAGATCGACATGGCCTCCCCCAACATGAACATGCGGGACCCTCTCATCTACCGCATCGTTCACGCCACCCATCACAATGCCGGGGATAAGTGGTGCGTCTATCCTCTTTACGACTTCGCCCATCCTCTGGAGGATGCGGTTGAAGGAATCACCCATTCGTGCTGCTCTTTGGAATTTGAGAATCACCGGCCCCTCTATGACTGGGTCATCCGGGAGTGCGAGATCGAAATTCCGCCGCAGCAGATCGAATTTGCCCGGCTCAACCTCACCCGCACCATCATGAGCAAACGCTTCCTGAAACGCCTGGTCGATGAAGGCGTGGTGGAGGGCTGGGACGATCCCCGCATGCCCACCCTGGTCGGCTTGCGCCGCAGGGGCTATACGCCCGAATCCATCCGCATGCTGTGTGAAAAGGCCGGCGTTGCCAAGGCCAACAGCGTAGTGGATATCGCCCTTCTCGAGCACTGCATCCGGGAAGATCTGTCCGGCAAGGCGCCGCGGGTGATGGCCGTACTCCATCCCGTCAAGGTGGTTTTGACCAACTATCCCGAGGATAAGCATGAGCTTCTGCCGGTGGAAAACAATCCGGAGGCCCCGGAAATGGGCACGCGGGAGGTCGCCTTCTCCCGGGAGCTCTACATCGAAGCCGAGGATTTCATGGAGGATCCACCGAAAAAGTTTTTCCGGCTCCGCCCCGGCGGCGAGGTTCGCCTGAAGGGCGCCTATATCATCAAATGCGAGGAAGTGCTCAAGGACGCCAATGGCCGCATCGTGGAGCTGCGCTGCACCTATGATCCCACCAGCAAGAGTGGCGAACCGGGCAGCGAGCGCAAGGTAAAGGGCACCCTGCACTGGGTGGACGCGTCAACCGCCCTTGATGCCACCGTTCGTCTGTACGACTATCTCCTGGACGAGGACGAAAGCAAGGATTATATGGAGCGGCTCAATCCCGACTCCGTTTCGATCGTCCAGGCAAAGGTGGAGGCCTCCTTGGCCAAAGCCCAGCCCGAGCAGTCCTTCCAGTTCCTGCGTCAGGGGTATTTCGTGGCGGACCGTCATCTTTTCACAGCCGGCAATCTGGTGTTCAACCGGATCGTGGGGCTTCGGGACAGCTGGGCCAAGGCCAACAAAAAATAA
- a CDS encoding carbohydrate kinase family protein, which yields MAQNWDVICVGAALVDVPLKPVDKSIFDHESYPLDNIAMTIGGDAINEATILSRLGAKVALNALVGNDPAGWYIRSFCEKNGVDTKGLTVDEAVNTSINIGLVAADGERTFVTNRNGSLWKMELQHVNMELIAQARVLSLASFFNNPRLDGKALVEVFRRAKDAGLIICADMIFPRLGETLEDVREALSYVDYFFANRDEAALLAQKESLQEIADVFLVAGVRNIIIKVGKDGCYIQNAEQAYSIPAFKGAKMADTIGAGDNFAAGFIRAILDGRSVKECGEYANAVASLSVEGVGATSGVRSREQVKERYEAYRMQGGDR from the coding sequence ATGGCCCAAAACTGGGATGTCATTTGCGTGGGGGCGGCCCTGGTGGACGTTCCCCTCAAACCGGTGGACAAAAGCATCTTCGATCATGAGTCCTATCCGCTGGATAACATCGCCATGACCATCGGCGGCGATGCCATCAATGAGGCGACCATTCTGTCCCGGCTGGGCGCCAAAGTGGCGCTGAATGCTCTGGTAGGTAACGATCCTGCAGGGTGGTACATCCGAAGCTTCTGTGAGAAAAACGGGGTGGACACCAAGGGCCTGACGGTGGATGAAGCGGTGAACACCTCCATCAATATCGGCCTGGTGGCCGCCGATGGCGAAAGAACCTTTGTCACAAACCGCAATGGAAGCCTGTGGAAGATGGAGCTCCAGCATGTGAACATGGAGCTTATTGCGCAAGCCAGGGTTCTGTCTTTGGCCAGCTTCTTCAACAATCCCAGACTGGACGGCAAAGCGCTGGTGGAGGTTTTCCGAAGGGCCAAGGATGCAGGCCTTATCATCTGTGCGGATATGATCTTCCCTCGACTGGGTGAAACTCTGGAGGATGTGCGGGAAGCGCTATCCTATGTGGATTATTTTTTTGCGAACCGCGATGAGGCGGCGCTTTTGGCGCAAAAGGAAAGCCTGCAGGAGATTGCGGATGTCTTTTTAGTCGCGGGCGTTCGAAACATCATCATCAAGGTGGGCAAGGATGGCTGCTATATTCAAAATGCTGAGCAGGCTTATTCTATCCCAGCTTTTAAGGGCGCAAAAATGGCGGACACCATCGGCGCCGGGGACAATTTCGCCGCCGGTTTTATCCGGGCGATTTTGGATGGCCGTTCCGTAAAGGAATGCGGCGAATACGCCAACGCCGTGGCCTCTCTGTCCGTGGAGGGTGTGGGCGCCACGTCCGGCGTGAGAAGCCGGGAACAGGTGAAGGAGCGTTACGAGGCGTACAGGATGCAAGGAGGGGATAGATGA
- the asd gene encoding aspartate-semialdehyde dehydrogenase produces the protein MKRWNVGIVGATGMVGQRFVTLLADHPWFELTSLAASARSAGKTYTEAVGTRWAMTTPIPEKIASMVVLNASEIDRVCENVDFVFCAVDMKKEEIRALEEAYARHEVPVVSNNSAHRHTPDVPMLMPELNDEHMRVIEAQRKRLGTKKGFIAVKPNCSIQSYVPALHPLMKFGIEKIAVSTYQAISGAGKTFETMPEIVDNVIPFIGGEEEKSEQEPLKIWGTLEGDRIVPALSPVISAHCVRVPVSDGHLATVNVKFTRKPTREEMLEAWASYEGLPQKLNLPHAPKPFMKYMEEDNRPQTGLDRDFEGGMGITIGRLREDNLFDYKFVCLSHNTLRGAAGGAVLTAEMLAAKGWMD, from the coding sequence ATGAAAAGATGGAATGTTGGCATTGTAGGCGCTACCGGCATGGTCGGTCAGCGCTTCGTGACCCTGTTGGCGGATCACCCCTGGTTTGAACTGACGTCCTTGGCGGCCAGCGCCCGCTCGGCCGGCAAGACTTACACTGAGGCTGTGGGCACCCGCTGGGCCATGACGACCCCCATTCCGGAGAAGATCGCTTCCATGGTGGTCCTGAACGCTTCTGAGATCGACCGCGTGTGCGAGAACGTGGATTTTGTTTTCTGCGCCGTGGATATGAAAAAGGAAGAGATCCGTGCCTTGGAGGAAGCTTATGCACGCCATGAGGTTCCGGTGGTTTCCAACAACTCGGCCCACCGTCATACCCCCGACGTGCCCATGCTCATGCCAGAGCTGAACGATGAACACATGCGGGTCATTGAAGCCCAGCGGAAGCGCCTTGGCACCAAGAAGGGATTCATCGCGGTCAAGCCCAACTGCTCGATTCAGTCCTATGTGCCCGCCCTTCATCCCTTGATGAAGTTTGGTATTGAGAAGATCGCGGTTTCCACTTATCAGGCCATTTCCGGTGCCGGCAAGACCTTTGAGACCATGCCGGAGATCGTGGATAATGTGATTCCTTTCATCGGCGGCGAGGAGGAAAAGAGCGAACAGGAGCCCCTCAAGATCTGGGGTACTCTGGAGGGAGACCGAATCGTTCCGGCCTTATCGCCGGTCATTTCCGCCCATTGTGTACGGGTGCCGGTGAGCGACGGCCATTTGGCCACCGTCAATGTGAAGTTTACCCGAAAGCCCACCCGGGAGGAAATGCTGGAGGCTTGGGCCAGCTATGAGGGCCTTCCTCAGAAGCTGAACCTGCCTCACGCCCCGAAGCCCTTCATGAAATACATGGAGGAGGACAATCGGCCCCAGACCGGCCTTGACCGCGATTTTGAAGGCGGTATGGGCATCACCATTGGCCGGCTGCGGGAGGATAATCTCTTTGATTATAAGTTTGTCTGTCTTTCCCACAACACTTTGAGGGGAGCGGCCGGCGGCGCGGTGCTTACCGCGGAGATGCTGGCAGCCAAGGGATGGATGGATTAG
- the serS gene encoding serine--tRNA ligase, whose product MLDIKRIRENPKELEEALAKRHSSIHVDTLLELDERRRALIGQVEQLKGQRNQLSSQVAQLKRNHEDATEQLEASRKLGEAIKALDNEVRDVEGQMELFLLSTPNIPHPSVPEGASDADNVEVRRWGEPTTFDFEPKPHWDLAEALDIMDFQRGAKVSGTRFTFLKGMGARLERSVVNFFLNEHTSHGYTEVFPPFMVHRRSMQGTGQLPKFEEDAFKVMNSEYFLIPTAEVPVTNMYREEILEGDRLPIKHCAYSACFRSEAGSAGRDTRGYIRQHQFNKVEMVRFCKPEESYDQLEELVGDAERMLQLLGLPYRVVVLCTGDLTFSSAKTYDLEVWMPSYNRYVEISSCSNFEDYQARRAQIRFRSAPKAKPELVHTLNGSGLAAGRTVAAILENYQQADGTIAVPEALRPYMGVDVIRPD is encoded by the coding sequence ATGTTGGACATCAAGCGTATTCGAGAGAATCCTAAAGAATTGGAGGAGGCTTTGGCAAAGCGTCATTCCTCCATCCATGTCGATACATTGCTGGAACTGGACGAGCGGCGCCGTGCGCTGATCGGCCAGGTTGAGCAGCTCAAGGGGCAGCGCAATCAGCTCTCCTCCCAGGTTGCCCAGCTGAAGCGCAACCATGAGGATGCCACCGAACAGCTGGAAGCTTCCAGGAAGCTGGGTGAGGCCATCAAAGCCCTGGACAATGAGGTGCGGGATGTGGAAGGACAGATGGAACTGTTTTTGCTCTCCACCCCCAACATTCCCCATCCCAGCGTACCCGAGGGTGCATCCGATGCGGACAATGTGGAGGTGCGCCGCTGGGGCGAACCCACGACCTTTGATTTTGAGCCCAAGCCCCATTGGGATCTGGCGGAGGCGCTGGATATCATGGATTTCCAGCGGGGCGCCAAGGTGTCGGGCACCCGCTTCACCTTCCTCAAAGGCATGGGCGCCCGGCTGGAGCGCTCGGTGGTCAACTTCTTTCTCAATGAACACACCAGCCATGGTTACACGGAGGTATTCCCGCCCTTCATGGTGCACCGCCGCAGTATGCAGGGCACGGGCCAGCTCCCCAAATTTGAGGAGGATGCTTTCAAAGTGATGAACAGCGAGTATTTCCTTATTCCCACCGCCGAGGTGCCTGTGACCAACATGTACCGGGAGGAAATATTGGAGGGGGACCGGCTGCCCATCAAGCACTGTGCCTACAGCGCCTGTTTCCGTTCGGAGGCCGGCAGCGCCGGACGGGATACCCGCGGCTATATTCGTCAGCACCAGTTTAATAAGGTAGAGATGGTCCGCTTCTGCAAGCCCGAGGAATCCTATGACCAGCTGGAAGAGCTGGTGGGCGACGCGGAGCGCATGCTCCAGCTTTTGGGCCTGCCCTATCGGGTGGTGGTGCTGTGCACGGGAGACCTGACCTTTTCGTCGGCCAAAACTTACGATCTTGAGGTCTGGATGCCCAGCTACAACCGCTACGTGGAGATTTCCTCCTGCAGCAACTTCGAAGACTATCAGGCCCGCAGGGCCCAGATTCGCTTCCGCAGTGCGCCCAAGGCGAAGCCCGAACTGGTCCATACCCTCAACGGATCGGGCCTTGCCGCCGGCCGCACCGTGGCCGCCATTCTGGAGAACTATCAGCAGGCCGACGGCACCATCGCCGTGCCCGAAGCCCTTCGTCCCTACATGGGCGTGGATGTGATCCGGCCCGATTAA
- the ydjG gene encoding NADH-dependent methylglyoxal reductase — MKQIKLGKTDRSISRLGLGTWAIGGGPAWGGDKDLDECISTIRACPELGINLVDTAPGYNFGQSEEIVGKALSGMNREEMVLITKCGIVWTRLGSLFNKVGDRQLYKNLTRESIFEEIQMSLERLGTDYIDVYMVHWPSVEPFNTPIKETMDALNDLKRQGLIRAIGAANLSPAQVEEYSNYGELDIVQGKYSVLDRAVEEELIPVLKKHGITLQAYSPLEQGLLSGALGRDYEPQGAQCNKKWFQRENMLKAMDMMDAWTPLTQKYNCTIPALALAWVMAQGDFITVLSGAITVDQLKENINAANIELSHEDAEIMRKMAQDIDN, encoded by the coding sequence ATGAAGCAAATCAAGTTGGGTAAGACCGACCGATCCATTTCCCGTCTGGGCTTGGGTACCTGGGCCATTGGGGGCGGGCCTGCCTGGGGCGGGGATAAGGATCTCGATGAATGCATCAGCACCATCCGGGCGTGTCCGGAGCTGGGCATCAATCTGGTGGATACGGCGCCGGGCTATAACTTTGGCCAAAGCGAGGAGATCGTGGGCAAAGCCCTTTCTGGGATGAACCGCGAAGAGATGGTGCTCATCACCAAGTGCGGTATCGTGTGGACGCGGCTGGGCAGCCTGTTCAACAAGGTGGGCGACCGTCAGCTCTATAAAAATTTGACCCGGGAATCCATCTTCGAGGAGATCCAAATGTCCCTTGAACGTCTGGGCACCGATTACATTGATGTGTACATGGTGCATTGGCCTTCGGTGGAACCCTTCAATACGCCCATCAAGGAGACTATGGACGCACTGAACGATCTCAAAAGACAAGGCCTCATCCGAGCCATCGGTGCGGCGAACCTCTCTCCTGCTCAAGTGGAGGAGTATTCAAATTATGGGGAACTGGATATCGTCCAAGGAAAATACAGCGTACTGGACCGGGCGGTGGAGGAAGAACTCATCCCCGTGCTGAAAAAGCATGGCATCACCCTACAGGCCTATTCCCCTTTGGAACAGGGACTTTTAAGCGGCGCTCTGGGCCGCGACTACGAGCCCCAGGGTGCACAGTGCAATAAGAAATGGTTCCAGCGGGAGAATATGCTGAAGGCCATGGATATGATGGATGCCTGGACGCCGCTTACCCAAAAATACAACTGCACCATTCCCGCCCTGGCTCTTGCCTGGGTGATGGCCCAGGGCGACTTCATTACCGTGCTGTCCGGCGCCATCACCGTGGATCAGCTTAAAGAGAATATCAATGCAGCCAACATTGAGCTGTCCCATGAGGATGCTGAGATCATGCGCAAGATGGCCCAGGATATTGACAACTAG